Proteins encoded together in one Osmerus eperlanus chromosome 20, fOsmEpe2.1, whole genome shotgun sequence window:
- the rit1 gene encoding GTP-binding protein Rit1: MESSRGSGGLSREYKLVMLGEGGVGKSAIIMQFISHRFPEDHDPTIEDAYKTQIRIDDEPANLDILDTAGQAEFTAMRDQYMRAGEGFIISYSITDRRSFQEARHFKQLIDRVRRTAETPVVLVGNKSDLAHLRQVSVEEGRELAREFQCPFFETSAAYRYYIDEVFAALVRQIRQREAESVRGSERKTRRSHSFWSRMRSTFHKKQHSEH, translated from the exons ATGGAGTCGTCGAGAGGCTCCGGGGGCCTCTCCCGTGAGTACAAGCTGGTgatgctgggagagggaggagtgggcaAGAGCG ccATCATTATGCAGTTCATCAGCCATAGGTTCCCTGAGGATCATGATCCAACCATAG AGGATGCCTACAAGACGCAGATCCGCATCGATGATGAGCCGGCTAACCTGGACATCCTGGACACTGCGGGACAG gCGGAGTTTACGGCCATGCGGGATCAGTACATGCGGGCAGGCGAGGGATTCATCATCTCCTATTCCATTACCGACAGACGGAGCTTCCAGGAGGCCCGCCACTTCAAGCAGCTTATTGATCGTGTGCGCCGTACAGCAGAAACCCCTGTGGTGCTGGTGGGCAACAAGTCGGACCTGGCACACCTCCGACAG GTGTCAGTAGAGGAGGGCCGCGAGCTGGCCAGGGAGTTCCAGTGCCCCTTCTTTGAGACTTCGGCCGCGTATCGCTACTACATCGACGAGGTTTTTGCCGCGCTTGTCCGCCAGATACGACAGCGTGAAGCGGAGTCTGTTCGAGGAAGTGAGAGGAAAACGAGGAGGAGCCATTCCTTCTGGAGCCGCATGCGTTCTACTTTCCACAAGAAGCAACACTCAGAGCACTAA